GGCGAGTCCTCCGTCGGTCTTGTAGTGGACCCGGAGGTCCACCTGCTGGCCGGCATAGGCGTCGAGCGGGACGACGAGGTCCGCCCAGGACGCCTGCTCACCGTCGATGCCGGGACGTCCCGACGTGTCGAGGCCGATCGGCTGCCCGTCGATGGTGCCGTCGAGCGCCGTCCACGTCGCCCCGCCGTCGGTCGACGCCTGCACGTAGGCGTAGTCGTAGCCGACCTCGATCTCGTAGCGGATCCTCGCGGTGAGAGTGGCCGACGACGCCGCGGTGAGGTCGACCGACGTGGACATCGCGTTCGCCAGGTCGTCCCCGGACCCCGAGAAGAACTGGAGCTCCCCCGTCGCCGGCGCCCCGTTGTCGCGCGTGACCTCCTTGGCGGGCAACGGCATCACGGCCGCCTGCGGCTTGTCGGTGTTGTACTGCTGGGGACCGAGCTCGAGGATCTGCGAGTCCTTCGGCTGCACGACCGCGTAGTCGAGCCAGCCGAGCTGCAGCTTCTCCCACGCGCCGAGGTCGCCTGCCCGCTCGCCGAGCGCCTCGCCCTCGGCTCCGAGCCGGCTCTGCGCCATCAGGGTCCAGTACTCGTTGCTGTTGTCGCCGCCACCGGACGTGTCGTAGGCGTCGGGCAGACCCAGGTCGTGGCCGTACTCGTGCACGAACACCGACAGCCCGCCGTTCTCAGGCTGCACCGTGTAGTCACCGATCCACAGGCCGGTGTCGCCGATCTGGGTGCCGCCGAGCCGGTTGTCGGCCGGTCCGGTCAGTCCGGCGTCGGTGAGGAAGGCGTACCAGCGGTGCGACCAGATGGCGTCTTCGCCGTACGACGGGTCGCCGTCCTCCTCGCCGGGACCGGCGTGGACGATCTGGAAGTGGTCGATGTAGCCGTCGGGCTCCTCGAAGACGCCGTCGCCGTCGAAGTCGTACCGGTCGTACACGTCGTAGGCGGCCAGGTCGGCCGCGATCTGCTCGGGGGTCCGACCGGCTGCCTGCTGATCGGCCAACCACACCTCGACCGCGTCGGCGATGAGGTTCCAGGTGGTGGCGTCCTCGCGCCCGTAGCGTGCGGTGTTGAACGGGACCTTGACCCAGTCCGAGACCTGCCCGTCGATCGTGTAACGACCCGACGACTGCTTCTCGTAGTAGGTCTTGACCGACTCCCGGTCGGTCCCGAAGTACAGCTGCTCGTAGTGGGCCCGGTCGTAGCTGGGCTGCCAGACCGTGGAGTTGTTCACCGACCGGTCCGGCTCGGCGATCGTGTCGTGCAGGGGGCCGTCGAACCGCTCGGGACCGGCCGTGCCGGGGTCGGTGTCGCCGTCGGGGAAGTCCGGGTGCCGTTCGTCGCCGAACTCGGCCAGGATGACGAACACCTTGTCGGCGCGCTCCTGGGTGAGCTCGACGTACTGGTCGACCCGACGGGCGCCCGCAGCGCGCGACCGCTGGGCCCGTGGCGCGTTCTCGTTGGCGCTCAGTGCGGCATCGGCGGGCCGCGCGGCCTCACCGACCTTGACGACGGTGCTGCCGCCGCGCTGCTCGGGCCGGGCGTCGCCGGAGACCACGGCGGCGACCGCGGCCTCACGCAGGGCCTGACGCTTGTCCTCCAGCGGATGTGGGAGGTCGTGCTGGTCGCGGTCGCCGGCCGCCGTGGTGGGCGGTCCGGAGACCGGGGTGCTCGCGCTCGCCTGGGTCAGGCCCAGCGAGACGACGAGCCCGAGGCCTGCTAGGCCTGAGATCACTCGCAACATGTGGTGTATCCCCCTGATAGGTCGCACCCGACGGGTCTCGTGGGTGCCGATCCACAACGTAAGGAGATTTTTGGGTGAACGACAGTCTTGACTTTGCGGTCCATCTGGTCATGACGAACTAGTTCGTCCGAACCATGCCGGCAGGGGGCGACGTCACACAACATTCACGGACCGACCCCGCCGGCGCCCTCCCCGGAGGCGGGGTTCGTCGTCTAGGCTTGACGCAGTTGCATTGGTGTGAATGTTTGGCCGTGGGAAATCTCGGGTGCCGTGAGGCGCTGGTGGTGCTTTCGGGTGAACGTGAACGTTGCGACCGCCGCCGTGGAAGGGCCACGTCGGTCTTCGCTCGAAGGAGAAACAGGTATGGCTACCGGAACCGTCAAGTGGTTCAACGCCGACAAGGGCTTCGGCTTCATCGCCCCCGACGACGGCTCCGAGGACGTGTTCGCGCACTTCACCGCGATCCAGTCCTCGGGCTACCGCTCGCTGAACGAGAACCAGAAGGTCGAGTTCGACGTCGAGCAGGGCCAGAAGGGTCTGCAGGCCGCGAACATCCGTCCGCTCTGACCCAGCTGAACCCCAGGAGGCCCCGTCCGCATCGCGGACGGGGCCTCCTGTCGTCGGGCCGGGGTCAGGCGTGGCCGCCCTCGTCCCAGGCGTGCTCGCCGAACTCGCCGGCCCCGGACAGGTAGGACAGGTCGGCGACGCGACGAACCGACGGGTGCGTCACGGTCCGGGGGTTCGCGTGCCGGGCGCCGCAGCGGTCGGCCGCCAGGGTCACGTCGCCGCGGGTGATCTGGAAGTCGCTCTCGTCCATGTCAGGTCCTTCGGGGTCGACGGCTGGTACGAACCTGAGGTTACCCTCATGTTCGGCACGGGTGAACCCCTACGCGCCGGTAGTGTTCGGCACCCCTCGCTCAGAGCGTGACGCGCAGGATCCGGTCGTCCTCACCGCTTGGATCCCCACGGCCGTCGGTGTTGCTGGTCGAGATCCACAGGTCCCCGCCGGGCGTCACGGTGGCGTTGCGGACCCGACCGAGCTCGCCGGCGAAGAGTCGCTGCGGCTCGCCGGCCAGCTCACCCTGCAGCGGCACCGCCCACACGCACCGCCCGCGCAGGGCCGCCACGAAGGCGGTCGACCGCGTGATGCCCAGGCCCGCCGGTGAGCAGTCCTCGGTCGCCCAGGTGACGGCCGGGTCGATCTGGTCGCCCGTCCCGCCGGTGCCCTCGACCTCGGGCCAGCCGTAGTTACCGCCGGGTCGGATCAGGTTGAGCTCGTCGAAGGTGTTCTGGCCGAACTCGCTGACCCACAGCCGCCCGTCGGCGTCGAAGGCGAGGCCCTGGACGTTGCGGTGACCCAGGGACCACACCGCGGTGCCGTCCGGGTTGCCCGGCGCGGGGCGGCCCTCGGTGTCGATGCGCAGGATCTTGCCGAGCGGCGAGTCCGGGTTCTGCGCCTGCGGGGCCTGCTGCGCGTCGCCGCTGGCGACCAGCAGGTGACCGTCGGCGTCGAACAGCAACCGGCCGCCTCCGTGGGTGTTCGCCTTGGGGATGCCGGTCAGGATCGGCGTCGGGCTGCCCAGGGTGCCGCCCGACAGGTCGAACCGGACGATGCGGTTGTCCTGCGCGGTCGTGAAGTAGGCGAAGAGGACGTCGTCGTCGGCCGGGTCGACCGCCAGGCCCAGCAGTCCGCCCTCGCCCGACCCCGGGGTCAGCGCCACTCCCGGCACCTCGCCCACCGGCTCGACGGCCGCACCCTCGGACTCGCCGTCGATGCGCACGATCACCCCGGTGTCGCGCTGGGAGACGAAGGCGGCGCCGCCGGCGGTGAAGGCGATGCCCCACGGCACGTTGAGACCGGACGCGACGGTGCCCGCGATCCGTGGGTCGATCGGGGGTTCGGTCGTCGGCGTGGTCGGCACGTCGGACGAGAAGGCGCCGGGGCTGGGCGCGTCCTCCCCTCCGCCACAGGCCGCGAGCGCGACCAGGCCGAGGCCGCCGGTGATCAGGGTGCGTCGTTCGATCATGTCCCGATCCTGTCAAGGGGGGAATAATGCCGCCAGCCCGATCGCTGGACCTTCCCATGAGCACCATCACCCTGACCCACGAGAACATCGACCAGACGCTGTCCGGCGAGGGCATCACCCTCATCGACTGGTGGGCGTCGTGGTGCGGACCGTGTCGGCAGTTCGCGCCCGTCTTCGAGGCCGCCAGCGAGCAGCACGACGACGTGGTCTTCGGCAAGATCGACACCGAGGCCGAGCAGCAGCTCGCCCAGGCGGCGCAGATCACGTCGATCCCGACCCTGATGGCGTTCCGCGACGGCGTCCTGGTCTACGCGCAGCCCGGCGCCCTGGCCGCACCCGCGCTGGAGAACGTGATCCAGGCCGTGCGCGACCTCGACATGGACGACGTGCGCGCCAAGGTGGCGGCCGCGGAGGCCGAGCAGGAGGGCTGAGCCCCGGCTCAGAACAGGTGCGGCAGCACGGCCACGTCGGCGTCGAGCCAGTCCAGCATGCCGATGCGGTCGCACGCCAGCC
The Aeromicrobium marinum DSM 15272 genome window above contains:
- a CDS encoding immune inhibitor A domain-containing protein, with amino-acid sequence MLRVISGLAGLGLVVSLGLTQASASTPVSGPPTTAAGDRDQHDLPHPLEDKRQALREAAVAAVVSGDARPEQRGGSTVVKVGEAARPADAALSANENAPRAQRSRAAGARRVDQYVELTQERADKVFVILAEFGDERHPDFPDGDTDPGTAGPERFDGPLHDTIAEPDRSVNNSTVWQPSYDRAHYEQLYFGTDRESVKTYYEKQSSGRYTIDGQVSDWVKVPFNTARYGREDATTWNLIADAVEVWLADQQAAGRTPEQIAADLAAYDVYDRYDFDGDGVFEEPDGYIDHFQIVHAGPGEEDGDPSYGEDAIWSHRWYAFLTDAGLTGPADNRLGGTQIGDTGLWIGDYTVQPENGGLSVFVHEYGHDLGLPDAYDTSGGGDNSNEYWTLMAQSRLGAEGEALGERAGDLGAWEKLQLGWLDYAVVQPKDSQILELGPQQYNTDKPQAAVMPLPAKEVTRDNGAPATGELQFFSGSGDDLANAMSTSVDLTAASSATLTARIRYEIEVGYDYAYVQASTDGGATWTALDGTIDGQPIGLDTSGRPGIDGEQASWADLVVPLDAYAGQQVDLRVHYKTDGGLALPGLFLDDVTVSADGEPVLTDGAETGGEAWVLDGFEIVGATSTEEFDHFYIAGNRTYVDYDQYLRTGPYNFGFADTRPDWVEHYAYQQGLLISYWDTSVADNNTSQHPGTGRNLIIDSRPEPIVNQATGAPWRARIQVYDAPFSTKGADSMTLHTNGVPSLIRGEAPEQLFDDTDPYWFAALPNHGVKLPGVGVKIRVLQERGTSVRVRFY
- the cspE gene encoding transcription antiterminator/RNA stability regulator CspE — protein: MATGTVKWFNADKGFGFIAPDDGSEDVFAHFTAIQSSGYRSLNENQKVEFDVEQGQKGLQAANIRPL
- a CDS encoding PQQ-dependent sugar dehydrogenase → MIERRTLITGGLGLVALAACGGGEDAPSPGAFSSDVPTTPTTEPPIDPRIAGTVASGLNVPWGIAFTAGGAAFVSQRDTGVIVRIDGESEGAAVEPVGEVPGVALTPGSGEGGLLGLAVDPADDDVLFAYFTTAQDNRIVRFDLSGGTLGSPTPILTGIPKANTHGGGRLLFDADGHLLVASGDAQQAPQAQNPDSPLGKILRIDTEGRPAPGNPDGTAVWSLGHRNVQGLAFDADGRLWVSEFGQNTFDELNLIRPGGNYGWPEVEGTGGTGDQIDPAVTWATEDCSPAGLGITRSTAFVAALRGRCVWAVPLQGELAGEPQRLFAGELGRVRNATVTPGGDLWISTSNTDGRGDPSGEDDRILRVTL
- a CDS encoding thioredoxin family protein, with translation MSTITLTHENIDQTLSGEGITLIDWWASWCGPCRQFAPVFEAASEQHDDVVFGKIDTEAEQQLAQAAQITSIPTLMAFRDGVLVYAQPGALAAPALENVIQAVRDLDMDDVRAKVAAAEAEQEG